One region of Rana temporaria chromosome 11, aRanTem1.1, whole genome shotgun sequence genomic DNA includes:
- the PHLDA2 gene encoding pleckstrin homology-like domain family A member 2 encodes MKMQVSDVIMEGELEKRSDNLLQFWRKKLCVLTKDSLNMFADGQKRSKCKELKFQSIKKLDCVERTGKYIYFTIVTMDNKEIDFRCPDESSWNAAITMALIDFQNKKALQSFRERQNSERRVAPCK; translated from the coding sequence ATGAAAATGCAGGTCTCCGATGTGATCATGGAAGGCGAGCTGGAGAAAAGGAGCGACAACCTCCTCCAGTTTTGGAGGAAAAAGCTCTGCGTCTTGACCAAAGACAGCCTTAACATGTTCGCCGATGGGCAAAAGAGGAGCAAGTGCAAGGAGCTCAAGTTCCAGTCCATAAAGAAGTTGGATTGTGTGGAGAGGACGGGCAAATACATCTACTTCACCATTGTCACCATGGACAATAAGGAGATAGATTTCCGCTGCCCCGATGAAAGCAGCTGGAACGCGGCCATCACCATGGCTCTGATCGACTTCCAGAACAAGAAAGCCCTCCAAAGTTTCAGGGAGCGACAGAACAGTGAGAGGAGGGTGGCTCCATGCAAGTGA